The following are encoded together in the Methylorubrum sp. B1-46 genome:
- a CDS encoding aminodeoxychorismate/anthranilate synthase component II has translation MILVVDNYDSFVFNVVRYFEELGETVEVVRNDALDVAGIRARNPEAVVISPGPCTPAEAGVSLPAIRELSGAVPILGVCLGHQAIGAAFGGRVERAGRPLHGHATPIRHGGERLFEGLPQPMQVGRYHSLIVAPTPEMERHLTVDAASGEGEVMALSHRTHPTWGIQFHPESVLTENGHALFANFLKGARAWRAAGAPERTDRLADAVV, from the coding sequence ATGATCCTCGTCGTCGACAACTACGATTCCTTCGTCTTCAACGTGGTGCGCTACTTCGAGGAGCTGGGCGAGACCGTCGAGGTCGTGCGCAACGACGCGCTCGATGTCGCCGGCATCCGTGCCCGCAACCCCGAGGCGGTGGTGATCTCGCCCGGCCCCTGCACCCCGGCAGAGGCCGGCGTCAGCCTGCCGGCGATCCGCGAACTCTCCGGCGCGGTGCCGATTCTCGGCGTCTGCCTCGGGCATCAGGCGATCGGCGCGGCCTTCGGCGGCCGGGTCGAGCGGGCGGGGCGCCCGCTGCACGGCCACGCCACCCCGATCCGCCACGGGGGCGAGCGGCTGTTCGAGGGGCTGCCGCAGCCGATGCAGGTCGGCCGCTACCATTCGCTGATCGTGGCGCCGACGCCGGAGATGGAGCGCCACCTCACCGTCGATGCCGCCTCGGGGGAGGGCGAGGTGATGGCGCTGTCGCACCGGACCCATCCGACCTGGGGCATCCAGTTCCACCCGGAATCGGTACTGACCGAGAACGGCCACGCGTTGTTCGCCAACTTCCTGAAGGGCGCCCGCGCGTGGCGGGCGGCGGGCGCGCCGGAGCGGACGGACAGGCTCGCCGATGCTGTGGTCTGA